The window CACGCAACATAGCCAACGGCTTTCCCCAGCCGAAATCCACATCGTACAAGGGCATGCCGAGCCAGCTGACCACACACAGGTCCGTCGCTGGCAGAACGCCGATAGCCGGGCGGTTGTCCCTTTCTGCCAGGTCGAGCTCGAGGTAGTCTACCGCCGAACGCACCAGCTCATCGTTCACCCGGCCGAGAGTGTCTCTGATCCGGTGCGCGACGTGGGCCAGATCGCGCGAGACGACGTCCCACGTTTTGTCGGCGACGCTTACTTGCAACATCGCGTTGCCCAAGTAGCCGTCCGGGAGCGGCGGCGCAATGCTGCGTCGGAAGTTGGCCGGGAACTCGAGGCGCGTCGTGGAGTCTGGCGGAAGCCGCCGGGCTAAGCACATGCACCGCCACATGTATGCGCTCACGGCGCTGAAGGTGCTCACGCGGCCGCCACCACACATGTGCTTAAGAGCGGAAATTTGATCCTTGCAGAGGGTGAAAACCTCGTTGACGACGACAGGCcccggcgccggcggccgggacaaGTTGGTTGTCTTGAGGCAGAATAGGGAGAGGGTGTCCGGATGAATAATGGGTGGGTCGCGCGCGCACAAGAGTGTGCGGTCAAGGTAGGGGAACTTCACCACGTCCCGGTCGCCATCCCTGGAGAAGGCTGACCATGTCTGGAAGAAGTGAAACGCGGCAGTGCCGTCCATCGCGCCTTGGTGCGTCGCCGTCCCTAAGGCCACTCCACCACACTTGAAGAATGTCACCTGCATACATTAATTTGCATGTCGCACATATTACTTGCTTGCTGTAAGCATGTTTGTGCTATTGCAATATGCTAGTTGATTTggtgagaaagaaagaaaaactaaggGCCTGCTTGGCTTGGATCGAGGATATTTCTTTGTGTGCTTTTGCTCTTTCAGTGCCTACTTAAGAAAGAATCAAACTCAAACCTGGGTGGCGCACAGGATGTCGGATGAGTCGTCCATGCAAGGAACAAAAAACCTCCTTAGCTTTGATGATGGCTTCAAGTCGCGGAAGTCATCGATGGTGAGACGAGAGTAGGCCACAAGAAAGAGCATGCCCTTACCGTTGCAGTCGATCTCCAACCTGCCATGGACGCCCACCCTGAGCCGCCCGGCCATGGGGTAGAAGGCCACAAGAGCCTTGCCCAGCGCACTCTTCAACCTAGTCACGTCAAAGAAGTCTTGGGCACTGGTTTGGTCGACACAAGGACGGTAGAAGTGGATGAGTGGGGTGTAGCCTCTTCTGGCCAGCATGATGTCGAGTGGCGAGAGCCAGATCGCTTTTCTTGGTGTGTCTGCGGCCGGCTTTACAAAGCAGGACTCTACCACCCGCACCCCCTCCTCACTGGCGGCCATTCTTCCTCTTTCTTGCTCTCCTCTCCCGTTCTCTTTCTTTCTTCTAGTGCTACTCTGATGGATATGGGCACCGAGCAGCAATGATTTAAAGACAAAGATTTTTGACATATATGACGATAAAAAAAAGTCAATACAGCTCGGCTAGATCGGAATTGTGGGTCCAATCCTTACGCCATGACATTGAGATGCTTCTTCtttattaaaataaaaataaaggtaGATAAAGGCTGCTGGAGCGTCGTTTTCTTTCCCTACAGCGATCATGACACTATGTCGATGTCTGGTATTAGTACCTTTGCATCTTCAAAGCCCCAAATCCCCTCTTCAATAGATGATGTAGATGCAAAAGATTTTACATCTCTGTCTCCCGGAGATGTAAAATACAGCACCTCACGTTGAAAATTTGCATCTCTGCCGACTGAAGATGTAAAAATGGCAGTCGCGCATCAACCGCCAACTACTGTTCCATTTCCTTCCCCACCCATCTTCTCCTCCCCGCGGCCCTGCCGCACTGCCGCCGCCCACCCACCGGCCGCACCCCGCCGTCGCTGCCCCGCGCCAGATTCGTGCCCTCCAGCACCTCCGCCACCCATTCCGCCACGTTTCGACCGTTGGCCGCCACCCCACACAACGAATTGGGCGTTTTTTCGCCGCCGCTCGATTTCACCGTTGCCGCTTGATTCCGCTGTCGTCGCtcgattccaccaccgcaaccgccCCACCCGCATCCCCGCACTGCCACCGCTCGATTGGACCTCCGCACTGACCGCCTCGACCGCCGCCACCCACAGCCCCTCCTGCCGCGTACCACCGCCGCTTGCAGCCCCGCCCTCCGCCCCGCACCACCACAGCAGACCCACACCACTGCACCGACCACCGCCTGCTGCCCCGCACCGACCGCCGCTATGCCGCTAAAGAAGCTCCCAAAGAGCAAGACAGGTTCTTCGGCATGCGGGCGAAGTCATCGGCCATTTTGACAAGGAGTTCTCTGATACTTAAGAACTTAAATTCTGTACAACATTTCACCGCCGATAATTCTTACATAATTAAAGTTTGACTCCGTAGGTTTTACCGTGAAGGATCTAGCATTTCAGAAAATCCCATGAGATCCAATAGTCACGATGACCTCTATAAGTCAGCAACTATAGCCTCCAACAAGTCTCTCCTTCGTTGGCGACATCCGCATTctactttacccaaaaacttgcttCGCTCACGTAATAAAGACACCTCGCCTCCTCCCGTTTGTGAATCATGTCAAATAAGAAAACAACAACCATGTAAGCTATTTCCCTGTTCCACGTCTATTACTAGTGCACCTTTTCAAATAATTCACAGTCACTTCTGGACTTCGCCTAGCTATTTGTAGGTATGTGGGCTACCAATATTATCTCGTTCTCCTTGACGATTTCTCCCAAAGAAAAGGAAATGTTTCAAAATACATCACACCACCTAGGGGTAATTACcctacatgtctcatatactaccatgtggtactatatacaCTACTTTATCATTTTAGATATGCTAATGTACTATATATAAGATATTTCAAACTGAGTTACATGAAAAATGGTTTaattatatttgtgaaatatgtacatatttgtacgtaaaaaggaGCATACATAAAATACGATACATATTACCTAAAAAGTAGTATATATTctacctaaacattcttatatactacaAACTACCCGTACATACTCTCCGATTGTAtaaatactacatacaacatacaaaactcaAATGACGGTAACTACCACCGGCGGTAGATAAAATTTGTCCTATATatggattttaattatttttcaccTTCTGGAATACCACCCACTGAAAAAATAGCGTGCTATAGTGTCGCTATGAATTGTCTCACTAAGTAAATCGGTGTACAATGTCTCGCTAATAGCATGCTATAATGCGTTATAGCACATTAATAGTGTATTTTAAGGGGCGGCACTATTTTTTATAGCGTGCTATTTTTTTCTTTGATATCTCCCATTCAGTGTACCATGTGAGCTTAATGATACTCTCAAACAAAAACGAGTACAGAACTTTACATATATATTCTCTGTCACAGTGGAGCACAATAGTCGTCGGTGGAGTATCCTTTTCAGATGTACATGGCTCctcccctcaaaaaaaagagtACATGGCCCCCCATTGGCTGGATAAGTCACCGATTGATTTGGCATATTTTACTCACTACACCTTGCTAACCACCCTCGTCTCTTCTAGCTTTAAAATACAGACGATCAAACATCTTGCAAGTCTCTAAAAAAATGATGAAGTCTTCTTAATCATCGTTAAGCTCTGGCCTCATGTGAGTTCGATGGTTGGCCCGTCCCAGTCTCCACCAACTCTTTAGGGAAAAGTAAGCATCTCTTTGGAGACTGGCCTTTCAAacattatactccctccttccTAAAATATAAGTTAAAAAATGATCTTACATTTTAGGAACGGGAGAGTAGTTCATTATAGAGGTCAACAAGTTAAGTTGTGTCTCAGAATCTAACATGGCCAGAAAAGAGAAAGCAAGGAAAAAAAGGTTCAGTGTGCAAATGGCACGAACCTTTTTATCCTTATCGATTGAAATGAGGAGTAGAGAGCTATTCAGATTAAAAGATCAAACAAACAGACAAACAGCTCTACACAACCTTTGTTCCACAAAAGCCCCACCTACGAAGCGACGAACTACCACTAGCTGAAATCCCCTTCCTTCTCAGCCCCTTTCTCCTCAGTCCACACAGAAACAAATGTAGAGCCGGTGCCAAGTTTTAGGAGTGACAAGTTTATTTAGTTTTAAACTTATTGGAGTGAGGACGGAGTTATGAATACGTATCACTCGAAGTCCAAAGAACAGCATCTCAAGACTCAAGTCGTTGGCTCACTCGAATCTGAGTCTTGAGGTATATTCAATTTAGTCTTCTTGGATACCACCTCATTGATCAGTGTACCACGTGAGCTTAATGATGCTCTCTAATCTCAGAGGGTTCAAAATGCAAACAAAAAACTAGCATTGTGTCCTTTTCAGACGTTTGTGGCTCCCCATTGGCTACATAAGTCACCGATGGATCCGTTGATCTGTCATATTTAAATCACAAGACCTTGCTAAACACCCTTGTCTATAGCATGATCAAACATCGTCTCGCAGGTCTCTAAAAAAACATGGTCTAGGTCCTCATATTTAGTCCATTATTGAGCTGTGGACTGTGTGAGTTGGATCATTTGCTCGGGCGAGGACGGCCTTTGGAataatgtagtaattcattcaagaTGTAACCAAGTCAAGTTATTTTTTAGAACGCTATAAAAATGTTCAGTACGCAAGTGATCCATTCACCAAACACATATAGACAAACAAACTAACAAACTAACAAACAGCTCTACACCGCCTTTCGTTTCACAAAAACCCCACTGTTGAACTTTATCACTAGTTAAAATTAAGGGACCTCTAGTCTCGGTTTTTTGGAATGGCTCTCATTTCTTTCAGATTTGGTCACCATCACATGGCAAATCTACGGCATAACACAACAGAGGAGCCATCCTATTCCTTGTCTCCACTGCCGCTCTTCCCAGCAAATATTTTGCCACGGAAACGTGCTCCTTTTTGAAATGTCCACTTCAAGGCTAGCTGCCGCTGGACTTTGAACATATGCAAACACCAATTCCACTTGCTCTGCCAAATAGTTCCCACCCTAACCGCATCATATGGCATGAAAATTAGCGCACGGCTGGTTGTTGTTAAGACATCGTATTGTTGCATATTCATGCACGATCTCCTCTAACCGCATAGGCTGTGGTTGACCGATCTAGGAAATCAGCAAACGGGCCAGCTCCATAGCATGCGGGAAGAAAAGGCCCAACTGCTCGAGGTGCAGGCTGTCTAACCACAACGTGAGATCGGCCTAGGACTAGCGATAGTTAGCTGAAACTAACTGTACGGGAGAGGTAGTACAGGCAAAGGGGCTTAGGCGCCTaagattttgggatttttgggaaaATCTTGGGTGCCTAAGATTTTAGGAAGGAGGGAGTAACTCACAAACCATTTTTACAGACATTAGCATATACAATATGATGCTATGCTTCTGAACAGTACCTGATTTTACAGGGAAATAGgcactccctttgtaaagaaatatatgaTCGTTTAGATCACTATATATACAAGAAATGCCTAAGATTATGGGGCACAAACAAGCCAATTTTAGCAGACCACAATGAAGAATGGAGCTGTTTGAATCTTTGTCTCTATGGACTCTAATTTTTTTTCTTTGATGGGATATCAGACCTGTGTAACTACTCACTAGTGCACCAGCGATCATATAATATTATGGTGAAATTCAGCAAGCGTACATACCTTCTATACACAATAGATTTATTATAAACAGGATAACAATATTTGAATTTGATTAGTAGGAGTATGTACGAGTAAGTAAAAGCTAATAACAACAACCACAAGAAGTAAGGTTTCAACAAAACAGAGTTTACACAGCTTCTGTACCCTCCAGTATTttgcaaactgctcttaaaccgctgaaCCAAACAGCACCAAATTTGGCAGACAAGTAGACACACGAGTTCCTGAgatcccctccaaatttcagctcaatcgtaCATCGTTTGCCTACCCAAACTGTTCGTCTCCCAAAACTACTCTGTTCTGAAACTACAGCAGTCAGAGCTGACAAAATCACTCTCAAATCTGATGCTCCACTGACCCAATCCTCAAACCAGCTAACCAAATCGAAGTACTCAAAGTAAGGAACGAGCTCACCAAGTTTGGGGTCGATCCAAGCACGTTTGAGACTCCAACCACCAGCTTGAACACTGTCTAGTCAGATGCAGCAAATCTGGACAGAacctctacttcttcttcttcctctctctcaggTTGTGGTTTCTCTTGTGtgttctctctctcactctcacgaATGGCAGCCACACCCAGCAGTGgtggagtggctagggttttcTTCTTGCTTCACTTCCCTTGGAAGCACTCTCAATCGTTGGATGCAGCGAAGTTCAACGGCCGACATGTGTTAGACTTATGGGCTGATGTTGGGCTGCCAACACACCTCCATgttacggacactgatagtagtgttactatctactaagctcgacttattacgaaaggttttcgacaagttcaaggtgttgaatatgatgagattttctcactcgtatcgatgcttaagtctgtctaaatcatgttagcaattgccacattttatgaaatctggcaaatggatgtcacaactgcattccttaatggattttttaaagaagagttgcatatgatgcaaccagaaggttttgttaatcctaaaggtgctaacaaagtgtgcaagctccagcgatccatttatggactggtgcaagcctctcggagttggaatatatgctttgatgagttgatcaaagcatatggttttatacagactttttgagaagcctgtatttacaagaaagtgagtgggagctctgtagcatttctaatattatatgtggatgacatattgttgattggaaatgatataaaagttctggatagcatgaaaggatacttgaataagagtttttcaaagcaagacctcggtgaagctgcttacacattgagcatcaagatctatatagatagatcaagacgcttgataagatttttcaatgagtacataccttgataaattttttgaaatagttttaaatggaacagtcaaagaagaagttgttGCCTGTGTTGcatggtgtgaaattgagtaagactcaaatcccaaccacggcagaaaatagaaagagaatgaaaagtcattccatatgcctcagtcataggttctataaagtatgctatgatgtgtaccagacctattgtataccttgctctgagtttggaaaaggaatacaattttgatctaatagtagatcattggacagcggtcaagaatatccttagtgaggactaaggagatgtttctcaattatggaggtgataaaagagttcgtcgtaaaagttacatcggtgcaaacttttacactgatccagatgactctaagtctcagtctggatacatattgaaagtgggagcaattagctagagtagctccgtgcagagcattgaagacatagaatatttgcaaaatacatacggctctgaatgtgataaacccgttgactaaacttctctcgtgagcaaaacaagatcataccttagtactcttttgggtgttaatcacataccgatgtgaactagattattgactctagtaaaccctttgggtgttgatcacatgactatgtgaactatgggtattaatcacatatagatgttaaTATCGGTGTTGAATCACAtactgatgtgaactagattattgactctagtgcacgtgggagactgaaggaaatatgccctagaggcaataataaatttattatttatttccttatatcatgataaatgtttattattcatgctagaattgtattaactggaaacataatacatgtgtgaatacatagacaaacatagtgtcactagtatgcctctacttgactagctcgtgaatcaaagatggttaagtttcctagccatggacaaaagagttgtcatttgattaatgggatcacatcattaggagaatgatgtgattgacttgacccattccgttagcttagcacttgatcgtttagtatgttgctactgctttcttcatgacttgtacatgttcctgtgactatgagattatgcaactcccgtttactggaggaacactttgtgtgctaccaaacgtcaaaacgtaactgggtgattataaaggtgctctacaggtgtctccgaaggtacatgttgggttggcgtatttcgagattaggatttgtcactccgattgtcggagaggtatctttgggccctctcggtaatacacatcatttaagccttgcaagcattgcaactaatgagttagttgcgggatgatgtattacggaacgagtaaagagacttgccggtaacgagattgaactaggtattgagataccgacgatcgaatctcgggcaagtaacataccaatgacaaagggaacaacgtatgttgttatgcggtctgactaataaagattttcgtagaatatgtgggaaccaatatgagcatccaggttccgctattggttattgaccggagacgtgtctcggtcatgtctacattgttctcgaacccggagggtccgcacgcttaaggtttcgatgacagttatattatgagtttatatgttttgttgtaccgaaggagtttggagtcccggatgagatcggggacatgacgaggagtatcgaaatggtcgagacgtaaagatcgatatattggacgaatatatttggacttcggaaaggttccgagtgattcgggtatttttcagagtactggagagttacgggaattcgccggggagtatatgggccttattgggccatacgggaatagaggagagaggctgaaaggaaggaggcgcgtagcccccctctggtccgaattggacaaggggtgcggcccccttttccttcctcctctcctcctctttccttctctcctactccaacaaggaagggggggagttctactcccggtgggaggaggactcctcctggcgcgcccctcctggccggccaaccccctccccctggctcctttatatacggaggcaggggggcactgttgggaaacatagtaatttcaaaaaaaaaaatctacgcacacgcaagatcatggtgatggcatagcaacgagaggggagagtgttgtccatgtaccctcgtagaccgtaagtggaagcgttagcacaacgcggttgatgtagtcgtacgtcttcacgatccgaccgatccaagcaccgaacgtacagcacctccgagttcagcacacgttcagctcgatgacgatccctgggctccgatccagcaaaacttcggggatgagttccgtcagcacaacggcgtggtgacgatgatgatgttctaccggcgcagggcttcgcctaaactccgcgacgatatgaccgaggtggaatatggtggaggggggcaccgcacactgctaaggaacgatccgtagatcaacttgtgtcttatggggtgccccctgcccccgtatataaaggagcaaggggaggagggccggccaaggaggaggaggcgcgcccaaggggggggggtcctactcccaccgggagtaggactccacctttcctagtaggagtaggagagaaggaaggggaagagagaagggaaggaaggagggggtgcggcccctccccctagtccaattcggactaggccttgggggggcgcggcctgccctaggcagcccctctctctttcccgtatggcccaataaggcccaatacttctctggcgaattcccgtaactctccggtactccgaaaaatacccgaatcacttggaacctttccgaactccaaatatagtcgtccaatatattgatctttacgtctcgaccatttcgagactcctcgtcatgtcccggatctcatctgggactccgaaatccttcgatacatcaaaactcataaactcataatataactgtcatcgaaaccttaagcgtgcggaccctacgggttcgagaactatgtagagatgacctagaactattcttggtcaataaccaatagcggaacctgaatgcccatattggctcctacatattctacgaagatctttatcggtcaaaccgcataacaacatactttgttccctttgtcatcggtatgttacttgcccgagattcgatcgtcggtatccaatacctagttcaatctcattactggcaagtctctttactcgttacgtaatgcatcattccgtaactaactcattagctacattgcttgcaaggcttatagtgatgtgcattaccgagagggcccagagatacctctccgacaatcggagtgacaaaacctaatctcgaaatacgccaacccaacatgtacctttggagacacctgtagtactcctttataatcacccagttacgttgtgacgtttggtagcacccaaagtgttcctccggtaaacgggagttgcataatctcatagttacaggaacatgtataagtcatgaagaaagcaatagcaacatactaaacgatcaagtgctaagctaacggaatgggtcaagtcaatctcatcattctcctaatgatgtgatcccgttaatcaaatgacaactcatgtctatggctaggaaacttaaccatctttgattcaacgagctagtcaagtagaggcatactagtgacactatgtttgtctatgtattcacacatgtattatgtttccggttaatacaattctagcatgaataataaacatttatcatgatataaggaaataaataataactttattattgcctctagggcatatttccttcagtctcccacttgcactagagtcaataatctagttcacatcgccatgtgattcaacactaatagttcacatcaccatgtgattaacacccatagttcacatcgtcatgtgacctacacccaaagggtttactagagtcagtaatctagttcgcatcgcttatgtgattaacacccaaagagtactaaggtgtgatcatgttttgcttgtgagataattttagtcaacgggtctgtcacatacagatccgtaagtattttgcaaattctatatctataatgctctgcacaaagctactctagctaattgttcctactttcaatatgtatctagatcgagacttagagtcatccagatctgtgtcaaaacttgcatcgacgtaactttttatgacgaaccttttgtcacctccataatcgagaaatgtttccttattccactaaggataattttgaccgttgtccagtgatctactcttagatcactattgtactcccttgcttaacacactgtagggtatacaatagatctggtccatagcatggcatacttttatagaacctatgactgatgcatagggaatgactttcattctctttctattttctgccgtggtcgggtcttgagtcttactcaatttcacacctttgcaacacaggcaagaactctttctttgactgttccattttgaacaatttcaaaatcttgacaaggtatgtacttattgaaaaaacttatcaagcgtcttgatctatctcaatagatcttgatgctcaatatgtaagcagcttcaccgaggtctttcattgaaaaaccttttattcaagtatccttttatgctatccagaaaattctacatcatttccaattaataatatgtcatttacatatacttatcagaaatgctgtagtgctcccactcactttcttgtaaatataggtctttccaaaagtccgtataaaaccatatgctttgatcaactcatcaaagcgtatattccaactccgagatgcttgcacaagtccattgatggattgctggagcttgcacattttgttagcacctttaggattaacaaaaccttctggctgcatcatatacaaccttcttccagaaatccattcaagaacgcagttttgacatccatttgccaaatttcataatcataaaatgcagcaattgctaacatgattcggacagacttaagcatcgctatgggtgagaaagtctcatcgtagtcaaccccttgaacttgttgaaaaccttttgcaacaagtcgagcttagtagatagtaacactactatcagtgtccgtcttcctcttgaagatccatttatttaacatggcttgctgatcagagcaagtcaatcaaagtccatactttgttctcatacatgaatcatatctcagattttatggcctcaagccatttcgtggaatctgggctcatcatcgcttcctcatagttcgtaggttcatcatggtctagtaacatgacttccagaacatgattaccgtaccactctggtgcggatcttactctggaagacctacgaggtttggcagcaacttgatctgaagtttcatgatcatcattattaacttcctcactaattggtgtagtaatcactggaactgatttctgtgatgaactactttccaataagggagaagatacagttacctcatcaagttctactttcctcccactcacttctttcgagagaaactccttctctagaaaggatccatcttagcaacgaatcttgctttcggatctgtgatagaaggtgtacctaatagttacctttgggtattctatgaagacgcacttctccgatttgggttcgagcttatcaggtgaaaactttttcacataagcatcgcagccccaaactttaagaaacgacaactttggtttctcgccaaaccacagttcataaggcgtcgtctcaacggattttgatggtgccctatttaaaatgaatgcaactgtctctaatgcataaccccaaaacgatagtggtaaattggtaagatacatcataaatcgcactatatccaataaagtactattatgatgttcggacacaccattaagctgtggtgttccaggtggcatgagtttgtgaaactattccacattgttttaattgaagaccaaactcgtaactcaaatattctcctccatgatcagatcgtagaaactttattttcttgttccgatgattctccacttcactctgaaattctttgaacttttcaaatgtttcagacttgtgtttcattaagaagatatactcatatcttctcaaatcatctcgtgaaggtcagaaaataacgatacccgccacgagcatcaatactcattggaccgcatacatcagtatgtattatttccaataagtctctagctcgttccattgttcc is drawn from Triticum dicoccoides isolate Atlit2015 ecotype Zavitan chromosome 4A, WEW_v2.0, whole genome shotgun sequence and contains these coding sequences:
- the LOC119288285 gene encoding putrescine hydroxycinnamoyltransferase 1-like, translated to MAASEEGVRVVESCFVKPAADTPRKAIWLSPLDIMLARRGYTPLIHFYRPCVDQTSAQDFFDVTRLKSALGKALVAFYPMAGRLRVGVHGRLEIDCNGKGMLFLVAYSRLTIDDFRDLKPSSKLRRFFVPCMDDSSDILCATQVTFFKCGGVALGTATHQGAMDGTAAFHFFQTWSAFSRDGDRDVVKFPYLDRTLLCARDPPIIHPDTLSLFCLKTTNLSRPPAPGPVVVNEVFTLCKDQISALKHMCGGGRVSTFSAVSAYMWRCMCLARRLPPDSTTRLEFPANFRRSIAPPLPDGYLGNAMLQVSVADKTWDVVSRDLAHVAHRIRDTLGRVNDELVRSAVDYLELDLAERDNRPAIGVLPATDLCVVSWLGMPLYDVDFGWGKPLAMLRAEQNRRGFVLMMNGARGDGSVRLSMSIEAAILKEFQRLFYTKLDSKVYSKF